CAGTAGCAGTGACCCGACCTGCTCGTACATGAAGGCCACTGATCCCTCTCACCAGCAGGGGCTGGCAGCCGCCCCACCCCCCTGTGGAGCCCACCTTGTGTGTCCGTCCAGTCTCCTTGCTCCTGGCTGCTGGGATTTGTTCATAGGTGTTCCCGGGTTCAGGGAGCTCTGGGGCCCCTGAGAGTCTCTTGTAGCCATGGTCTGTGGATCCTGGTGGCCTGCTAGTTGGAGGACTGGTCCCGGGACATGGGGGCCTGGGTGAGCCCCCCCAGCGCACTGGGACCTCCGCATAGGCACTGCCTTCTTGGTCTGGCTCGTCCCCGGGCTCTGACAGGGGACCTTCTGTCTGCAGGAGCTGATAAGTGTCTGCAGAAGTGCCCTGGGAGCCGGGCTGAGCCCTGTGGCTCAGCTTTGGAGATGCCTGGCTCCAGGGGGTGGCGGAGGATCCCAGGGCCTCAGAAGCGGGGGGCAGAAGGTGGCCCCGGGCTGTGGGAGGCCCTGTGGGACCCTGCTCAGGACTCACCCCAGAGAAGGCAGGCCCCAGGCCATCAGGCCTGTTCTGACCTCCAGCCGAGAGTCTCTTGAGGGACTCCTTGCCTGGGGAGCTGGGCTGGCTGCCCCCTGGAGCTGGCCTGGGTCTGCTGGACGCCTCTGGGCCCAGGCCTAGCTGTGCCTGGTTCAGCTTCCTCGGGTCTGAGTAGATACTGTTGTTGGGGCTTCCAAAGGACTCGTCCAGAAGGGAGGCACTCCTCTCAGGGAGGGGAGGCACCTTCCCGGGGACCTGGGGACAGAAGCAGAACCCCTGGAGCGCTCTCCCATCGCTAAGATGCCCTCAGGTGAACGGGAGCTCTCGGCCAGCCGCAGCCCCTGTCCTGGCTCAGTTTACCTCACTGTCCTGTCCGTGTCAGCCCCCACACTCCGAGTCGAGTCTTTCCTTGGCATTGGAAGCCAGCAGGCACCACCCAAGTTTATCCTGCCCTGTCCTCCCTCCCAAGTGCCCCATTGGCCTCTCAGAGCCCCTGAGCCCCTCCACTCACTGCTTCCCCCCCTTCAGAATAGACTGTCACCCCCAAGGCTGTCATTTGTGTGTTTATTCCCTAAATGCCGGCTGGGCACCAACTCTGGGCCAGACATGGTTCCAGGTGCCAAGGACTTGACGGGCAGCAAGGCCTACTCTGAAGTCTGCTTTCTACCCTGGGAGATGGACAGCAGACCAGTCTGTTACATGGTTTCATGTGCCTGACACATAGGATAGCATGTCACAAGATGGTAAGCTGTCAGGTCATGATTTGTCCCATGAGTGGGATAGACAGAATGACAGGTGGGAAGGGGTCTTTCCTGTGGTCTTGGCCCTTCTGGAGAGATGACATgcaagcagagaaaggagggcaAGCAGCTATCTGGGAGGGAGAGTAATGCAGCAAAGGtaaagcaagtgcaaaggccctggggtgggagtaAGATTGGCGTGTTCTGGGAAGGTGCCAGAGAGGTCGGAGAAGAGGGTGCAGAGGGGAGGTAGCAGGACCCCTAGTGAGGCCTCCCGTGGACCCTGGGAAAGGCTTCATCTTGTTTCCAAACGTTAGGAGAGGCCTGGGGTCCCTGCATGCTGTGGTCTGCTGCATAGGAGgaaaacctctctgagcccctccCAGGGGTGCTGTGGGGGAGAATGTCCTCATAGACACCACCTCCCACCTCGTTCCCCTATAGTTTAGAGGAATTTCAGGCCATTTCCTGCCCATTTTCTCATTCAAGCCTCAGAAGAACTGTAGAAATGGTAAACTGAGGCAGCCCCAGCAGGCCAGAGGCAGCCCAGGGGTGGGTGAGCCCACACCTCTGAGCCTGGAGCTCAAGCCCCAAAGGCCTAGGCCAGACCTGTGGGCCTGGTGCATGCCGGACCCACTGGGCTCCCGATGCTGCTTACCGCCACGCCCCCCTCCTCCGAGAAGCTGCAGGAACTTGCATCCCGGCTCTTCTTGGTTTGGAGGAAGGAGACCTGTGgcttggggcaggggcaggggctggcagcCTCATCCAGGACCGCTGCTGGCGAAACTGTGACGGCTGGGTTATCCGGGCCCAGATGGGTGTGGTGGAGGCCCAGGGTGATAGCATCATATAGATCATTGTCCTCCGGCTGGGCAGTGGGGGCACAGCGGGAGCGTGGTCACGCACTCCCTGCTGACCTCCCACGGCCTGCCACGGAGGGACCCACACAGGCTCTGCAGGGCCCTGACTTCAGGGAAGGTGCTTCCTCAGCCCACCCTCCTCAAACGGGACCAGGACTCTGCGCTGAGTGCCTGGgggcaccccaccccacccctgcacaccCCGGGTAGGGGTGCCTACCCGCGGGCAGGCAGCAGACAGGGTCTCCCCAAAGGGCTCCAGCTGCACCTCCTGGTAATGGCGTACGAGGTCGGCCAGGGTGCCGTGGCTGTGCGTGTCCCCCGACACCAGGTAGCGCCGGTCCCGCAGCTGGTTGATGACGAAGTGCCGACAGCGGTCGCTGCCCCTGTTAAGGCAAGCAGGTGTGGCCAAGGGCGGTCCAGCCTCGGCGCCAGCACCCGCCGGCCGCACAGCCCTCCGTGTGTCCCTCTGTAGCGGGACCTGGAGTCCCGGAGCCCAGCCTCGCGGGTGGCCATGCCGGGTCGGGAGCCGGGGAGTGGCTTCCAAACACGGGCCTCAGGTGGCAGGGAAGCCCCCAGGTCCGCCCGGTGGGGCGAGGGCGGCTCCCAGCGGGGCGCCACAGTGCCCGGCAAGGCGATGTTTTAGAGAATCAAAGTCCATGATGAACAGAACACCAAAATCTTCGACCAAAGCGTGGTCCGGCCCTGCACTTCCTCGGCGCGCCCCAAACCCCTGGactcccggccccgcccccaggcgCGGGTCCATGGCCGCCCTCCCGGGGGCACGTCCTCCCGGCGGGACCGACCGCTGCTGCAGTGAGGCGCCCGCGTCCGCAGTGCGCACAGCGACGGTTCCCGCACCGGAGCGCTCCCGCCCGCAGGCCCCTGTCCGGCCCCGCGCGGCTGTGGTGCGTCCCCTCCTGAAGTCCCGGGGCCTCGATCTCCCGCCCGGCTCCTTGCCCCAACCCTCCGTCTTAGAGCGACCGGGTCCGCGCCCAGCGAGCGCCCCGCCCGGATGCCGCGAGGTCCCCTGCGGGCAAACACGCGCGTCCGCCCCCGTCTCCGCGCGTCCGCTCGTTGGCAGACTCGGCTCTGCTAGGAGCGCAGCCGCCGCGGGCATCCTCGTGCCGGCTCTGGGCGCGCAGGGGCGGCTCCCGAGCCGACTGCAGCGCGGGTAGTGGGGGCTGCGGGGGCGCCGCTGTGCCGCTCCGCGGCTCGGGGCCGGTGTTCTCCGAAGCCCCTGCGAGCCGTGCGGGAGCCGAGCGGCGGAGCGCACCCTCGCCAGACCCTCGCGGCTCCTCCTCCCGCCGTGCGCTCACTTGGGCTGCGTTTGTACTTCCCGGGAGAGGGACGCCGCCGGTCGCCAGGCCCGTTGCCCTCCGGACAGCCCCGTCTGCGAAGCGCCGTCCCAGCCTTTCCTCGCTGTGTACCGCGTCGTCTCTGTCCCGTGGTTCTCCGCAGCTCCTCGCGTGTTCTGCCCTCGCTAGACACGCGCACTACGATTCGTAACTTCTCCCGAGACTTTGGTTTGTCCTTTTATTCACTTGGCATCTTCTGAAGAGCCATCTtctgaagttttcattttaaagaaacccCCGTGTCCACCCTCTCGTTCATGGTTAGTAGGTCTGGTCTTAAGGAATCTTTGTCTTTCTCGAAGTCTTgaaaatttttcctgttttcttttagaaatgtcctgctttgtttttctcactcAGGGCTGTGATCCTGCTAGAATTTGTTGACTTCTGTGTATGGCGTGAGGTGGGGGGTCATTGTTTTCCATCTGGATATCTGACTGCTCCCGAGCTTCTTGCTGGAAAGACCTGCCTTTCCCCCACAGAACTACTGGGAAGCAGGTGACCACAAGCGCGGGACTGTTTCTGGACCCCAGAGTGCCCACGGGTCCATCTACCCATCATGGACCTCTGAGCAATTGTATAAGTTGGCATCCCACTCAAGTCGTGTTCAGGAAAAGGAGCCCTGATGCTGAAAAGACATTTGGAAGCTGCCGAGCTCACGTATTTCAAAGTGCTTAGGTAAGTACCTGGCACACACAAAATAACAATTCCCATTTGGGTATAACTGAAGTTTGTTTGGTCAATAGGACATTCAGCCCCTGTGCCAAGCATGTTTCAATGTGTAAACCTGTCCTACCCATTCAGCGATCCTGCTACGTCTGTACCACAGGGTTTCCACCctacagatggagagacagaggtgCAGGGATACCCTCGCGCAAGGTCAGGATTGGGGCAGTCTAAGCAGGAGCCAACTTTGAATCTGATCTGAGGCCTTTGAGGTGCATGGGAGCCCCGGCCTCGCTTCCTGATGGGGAGGaggcttcttccttcctccagctctgccttcctGTACCCAAACTCCTCTCCAACCCGGGCCTGATGTCACCACCTCCCTCGGTTTTGTGCTGGTCGTCCTGCCCTCTGTTTTGTATCGTAGCCTCATCCTTTCAAGGGTTCCCACGGGCCTCACCCGTTCAGGCTCTGTCCTTAGGTCCTCCATCCACAGCAGGACCCTGACCAAACAGCCCTGCCCTCCTGCACAAGCCCTCCTCCCCAGGAACCCGCTGCCCCCAACTCCTTGTGGCTCCCCCAATGCCCCCTGCCCACTTCCTCCGAAGGCTGCTGCCTCCCATCCCGCGGCCAGTGCTGCTCAGTACAGAGGGAGGCAaaggggctgggggagccagTGCCCAGGGAAAGCCAGGCAGTGCAGGCTGTGGGGGCAAGGCGGGCTCAGGGGCCTCGCTGACAACTCCCTCTCCTACCTGTAGGACAAGATGTAGCCAGTAGCCCGGTCGCTGAGGCGGATGAGGAAGGAGCCGAGAGCTTTGTCCCCAAGCAGCTGCTCCGTCTGCCTGGGCAGAGATGTGTAATTAAGAGGGGCCCGTGCCCGTGTGGCAGCAGCAATGAGCGGACTCAGCCTGCCCCAGAGGCCCTGCTGGCCGCCCCCTTGGGTACAGATCTCCAGCTCTCCACAGGGGACTCTCAGACCTGCAGCTGCTACTGTGGTCTGTGTATGCTTGAGCATCCAGCAAACTCCAGACTCGGGGTTGGGCTGGGCCTGAGTGCTGAGGCCCCCACGCGCCACCCTCCCCTGCAGCCTCACCGGCAGGTACAACAGCCACTGACCCTGGCTGCCCACTCTCCACCTGAATGTCTCTGTAGTAAGAATGAATCTCTATCACCAGAGATTTTTAGGTCTGGGGTCTCCTTGCCTCAGGACCACTGTACGGTTGTGCAGGCTGTGCACAACACATGTTTCTACCAGGAGAAGGTGCTGTTTTGCCCAGAGTTTGATTGCAAGGGCGATTCCTAGACTCTCATCTCCCTCCATGTCCCTTCCAGCCCGAGGCAGCTACGGCCATTTCTGAATGGAAAGTTCCAGTTCTCTTCTGGTTTGGCTGTACCTGGACCACCTGCTCGCTCAGCGCTTACCAAGTGCCGGCTCCACGCAGGGCCCGCGCCAGAGTTTGCAAGCCCAGCACTAAATGAAAGTGCCAAGCCCCTCACTCGAACATCGAGCCTCTCAAgacggttagggttagggttagagccGCACACCAAGCGTGGCCAGCCCTGGTTGACGGCTGGTGCTGAGCCAGGAGCTCCAGGGGGAACCTGCCGCTCCTCTGTCTCGTGCTCAGGCTGCTGGCAGGGGCCGCACAACCCGAACGCTGGCCCCATGTCGCCTCCACAGTGGGGCAGCGCACGTCCAGGCTGGCCCAGGTCGGTGCCCACTCAAGACAGTGCTCACCCTCCCTGACGAGTGTC
This Mustela nigripes isolate SB6536 chromosome 13, MUSNIG.SB6536, whole genome shotgun sequence DNA region includes the following protein-coding sequences:
- the SH2D7 gene encoding SH2 domain-containing protein 7, which produces MEGSPKQPCLQRGPREVGDSQALAKLQELALTWFTETQAPFILQDGALPPWFHGFITRKQTEQLLGDKALGSFLIRLSDRATGYILSYRGSDRCRHFVINQLRDRRYLVSGDTHSHGTLADLVRHYQEVQLEPFGETLSAACPRPEDNDLYDAITLGLHHTHLGPDNPAVTVSPAAVLDEAASPCPCPKPQVSFLQTKKSRDASSCSFSEEGGVAVPGKVPPLPERSASLLDESFGSPNNSIYSDPRKLNQAQLGLGPEASSRPRPAPGGSQPSSPGKESLKRLSAGGQNRPDGLGPAFSGVSPEQGPTGPPTARGHLLPPASEALGSSATPWSQASPKLSHRAQPGSQGTSADTYQLLQTEGPLSEPGDEPDQEGSAYAEVPVRWGGSPRPPCPGTSPPTSRPPGSTDHGYKRLSGAPELPEPGNTYEQIPAARSKETGRTHKVGSTGGWGGCQPLLVRGISGLHVRAGRVTATAPRGPGFSRSNICLEVVGRAVAQLECKVWSSRPFCGLSLQTNSPGALQTTCARPSLWPSRPQPRGSGEAASLAGLPETMSQTLRPLLVFLQQPDPGPPSLTLYNCLPEGKARRTPLLRMQPRDSRAELSNGGFLL